The following is a genomic window from Synechococcus sp. UW69.
GCAATTTTTTGCTCACATCTCCAGGGATCCATCCCTGAAGAAGCAGGTACTGCAGGCCGTGAGTGCCGATGCTGCCGCCCAAATTGCCCAAAAGCTGGGCTACGAAGTCTCTGGCGATGAACTGCTGCGGTTTTCCGGCAAGAGCGCGTCGGGCGTCAGCGTCACCAAGATTCAGCACCCCGGCGAATACCACTAGAACAGCTGCAGCAGTTCAAGCCATCCCGTGGGGCATCACCGCGACCAACTGATGCGCTTGCTGCAGAAGAGACCCAGCGATCCAGGCCTCCAGAGGCTGATCAACCGGGTGGAACAGGAGGATCCCGCCGACCTCACAACCTCAGCGAGCTTGCTGCGGGGGGTCTGGGAATTGCGCTGGAGCAGTTCCAAACAACCCTGGCTGAAACAGACCGCCGGGCTGGAGAACCTGCAGGTGCTGGATCCAGAGCAGGGGCGCGGCTGCAATCTGCTGCGGCTTCGCGCCCCCTTCGACGCACTCGGCGGCATCAATCTGCAAGCCGAGCTGCAGATCGCCGACAGCAAGAGGGTCGAGGTGCGCTTTCAACGGGGAGGCTGGATGGGGCCATTCCTGCCGAACCGGCAACAGTTGAGCC
Proteins encoded in this region:
- a CDS encoding PAP/fibrillin family protein yields the protein MRLLQKRPSDPGLQRLINRVEQEDPADLTTSASLLRGVWELRWSSSKQPWLKQTAGLENLQVLDPEQGRGCNLLRLRAPFDALGGINLQAELQIADSKRVEVRFQRGGWMGPFLPNRQQLSLMRQVQQSTPTWLDITVLDQKLRICRGNAGTTFALLRRNDLNLSELLGV
- a CDS encoding Nif11-like leader peptide family natural product precursor yields the protein MSTDQLRQFFAHISRDPSLKKQVLQAVSADAAAQIAQKLGYEVSGDELLRFSGKSASGVSVTKIQHPGEYH